The proteins below come from a single Dinghuibacter silviterrae genomic window:
- a CDS encoding lipoprotein signal peptidase has protein sequence MKLKYVFGTILLLLIADQALKFYVKTHMHLYDETMIFRPWFRLYFIENEGMAYGATFGQGSWAKLALTLFRLGAVIFGTFYLIRIVREKYHPGFIFCAALIYAGAAGNLIDSLFYGLIFTNSPRDGVLSQAFTGHGYAGFLHGSVVDMLYFPIINNKILPSWIPFWGGKPFTFFQPIFNIADACISVGVISILVFQHKFFKRHRQEGKAAPKVDDMQTTR, from the coding sequence GTGAAGCTCAAATACGTATTCGGTACCATCCTATTGCTCCTTATAGCCGACCAGGCATTGAAGTTTTATGTCAAGACGCACATGCACCTCTATGACGAAACGATGATCTTCCGTCCCTGGTTCCGTTTGTACTTTATAGAAAACGAAGGCATGGCCTACGGGGCCACGTTCGGGCAAGGCAGCTGGGCAAAGCTGGCCCTTACCCTCTTCCGCCTGGGTGCGGTGATCTTCGGAACTTTTTATCTCATCCGCATCGTGCGGGAGAAATACCATCCCGGGTTTATTTTCTGTGCCGCGCTGATCTATGCCGGCGCCGCGGGTAACCTTATCGACAGCCTGTTCTATGGCCTGATCTTTACCAACAGCCCGCGGGACGGCGTCCTGTCCCAGGCCTTTACAGGACACGGCTATGCCGGCTTCCTGCACGGAAGCGTGGTAGATATGCTCTACTTCCCCATCATCAATAACAAGATATTGCCTTCCTGGATCCCCTTTTGGGGTGGGAAACCATTTACCTTCTTTCAACCCATCTTTAACATTGCTGATGCATGTATATCGGTAGGGGTCATCTCTATACTCGTGTTCCAACACAAGTTCTTTAAGAGACACCGGCAGGAGGGCAAGGCGGCGCCAAAGGTCGATGACATGCAAACTACCCGCTAG
- the gldG gene encoding gliding motility-associated ABC transporter substrate-binding protein GldG, with product MKRYSWLFLLAGLVLVNILASKLHVRVDMTQEKRFSLSEPTRRILRELDSPVFVEVYLKGDFPAVFRNLASATGDLLREMQDESGGRLVFRFIKPGEGLPDSLQARVFDSLSAMGLKPYTLTVSAKPGEESSQRTIFPAAVVRYGDKAEPVDLSNDKGDDAESRINNAESLLEFKFANAIHLLSRKKAPRIAYLLGNGEPMDLTSFDAITTLARNYVTDTLNLFRIPFIPEAYSAVVITKPLQAFSEFDKLKIDQYVMRGGKVLWLIDNLYAEMDSLRQTNQFVAFDRGLNLGDQLFRYGVRINYDLVQDMQCDQVPLAVGTVGGKPQMQLVPWPYFPLLNPSDDHPITKNLDPVLGTFVNSIDTVKAVGIKKTILLSTSNYSRILSTPAIVSWESVKQAPDPAQYNLKGIPAGVLLEGAFHSFYENRLPSAFRDSLQAMGRPFVAEATVPAKMIVVADGDLILNAVSRETGPLPMGTNPYTQDQYANKDFFQNAVAYLTDSSGVIETRNKQLVLRSLDRQKVEDERLQWQLINIVLPILLVILGGGIYQQIRKRQYQR from the coding sequence ATGAAACGATATTCCTGGCTCTTCCTCCTGGCCGGTCTTGTCCTGGTCAATATATTGGCATCGAAGCTGCATGTCCGGGTGGACATGACACAGGAAAAGCGCTTTTCGCTTTCCGAACCCACCCGCCGGATCCTCCGGGAGCTCGACAGCCCTGTTTTTGTAGAAGTCTACCTGAAAGGGGATTTTCCGGCCGTTTTCCGAAACCTGGCGAGCGCCACGGGCGACCTTCTTCGCGAGATGCAGGATGAATCGGGAGGACGGTTGGTCTTTCGTTTTATAAAACCCGGGGAAGGATTGCCGGATTCGCTCCAGGCACGGGTTTTCGACAGCCTCTCGGCCATGGGGTTAAAACCTTATACCTTGACGGTAAGCGCCAAGCCCGGAGAGGAATCCAGCCAGCGGACCATTTTTCCGGCGGCGGTTGTTCGCTATGGGGACAAGGCGGAACCCGTCGACCTGTCCAACGATAAAGGAGACGATGCGGAGAGCCGCATCAACAATGCCGAGTCGCTCCTGGAATTTAAGTTCGCCAATGCCATTCACCTGTTGAGCAGGAAAAAGGCGCCCCGGATCGCGTACCTGCTGGGAAATGGGGAACCCATGGACCTGACCAGCTTTGACGCCATCACCACCCTTGCCAGGAACTATGTCACGGATACGCTAAACCTGTTCAGGATTCCGTTTATACCCGAAGCCTACAGCGCGGTGGTGATCACCAAACCCTTGCAGGCCTTTAGCGAGTTTGACAAGTTGAAGATCGACCAATACGTTATGCGCGGGGGAAAAGTCCTTTGGCTGATCGACAACTTATACGCCGAGATGGACAGTCTTCGCCAGACCAACCAGTTTGTGGCTTTCGACCGGGGGCTCAACCTGGGGGACCAGTTGTTCCGCTACGGGGTGCGCATCAACTACGACCTGGTCCAGGACATGCAGTGCGACCAGGTGCCCCTGGCGGTGGGTACGGTCGGTGGCAAGCCGCAAATGCAGCTGGTGCCCTGGCCTTATTTCCCACTCCTGAATCCTTCGGACGATCATCCCATCACGAAAAACCTGGACCCCGTGCTGGGTACCTTTGTCAATTCCATTGATACCGTAAAGGCGGTTGGGATCAAAAAGACCATACTGCTGAGCACCTCTAACTATTCCCGCATCCTCAGCACCCCGGCCATTGTGAGTTGGGAAAGCGTCAAACAGGCACCGGACCCGGCCCAATACAACCTGAAGGGCATCCCGGCCGGTGTGCTGCTGGAAGGTGCTTTTCATTCCTTTTATGAAAACCGTCTTCCCTCGGCCTTCAGGGATTCGCTCCAGGCGATGGGCCGTCCGTTTGTCGCCGAGGCTACGGTGCCGGCCAAAATGATCGTCGTGGCGGATGGCGACCTGATCCTGAATGCGGTCAGCCGGGAAACAGGTCCGCTGCCGATGGGGACCAACCCGTACACCCAGGACCAATACGCCAATAAAGACTTTTTCCAGAACGCCGTCGCCTACCTGACCGATTCGTCGGGTGTTATCGAGACCAGAAACAAACAGTTGGTGCTGCGCAGCCTTGACCGCCAAAAGGTCGAAGACGAGCGTCTCCAGTGGCAGCTGATCAATATTGTCTTACCCATCCTCCTGGTCATCCTTGGTGGAGGTATTTATCAGCAGATCCGGAAAAGACAATACCAACGATGA
- the gldF gene encoding gliding motility-associated ABC transporter permease subunit GldF encodes MWSVCKKDLRQFFSGLTGNVAIIVFLLLNGLMLFVFRDSNILDYGYASLENYFSLAPWVLLLLIPAITMRLFADEWRSGTIEILRTSPLSGAQIVGGKYLSALLVVLAALLPTLVYVVTIKTLEAGNASLDTGGIIGSYIGLALLCAAFTAVGTWCSSLTANAIVAFLASAFGCFILYSGFNSLSKLSQFSGGADFYLQMLGIDFHYQSVSKGVLDSRDVLYFASVVLFFLFLTQRRLLKK; translated from the coding sequence ATGTGGTCCGTTTGTAAAAAAGACCTGCGCCAGTTCTTCAGTGGGTTGACAGGTAATGTTGCCATCATCGTCTTCCTGCTCCTCAACGGACTGATGTTGTTTGTATTCCGGGACTCGAATATACTGGATTATGGGTATGCATCGCTGGAGAATTATTTTTCCCTGGCGCCCTGGGTTCTTTTATTATTGATTCCCGCCATCACCATGCGTCTTTTTGCCGACGAATGGAGGTCCGGGACCATCGAAATTTTACGGACAAGCCCCCTCAGCGGGGCACAGATCGTCGGCGGGAAATACCTGTCGGCCCTGCTGGTCGTCCTGGCAGCCCTTCTCCCGACCTTGGTATACGTTGTCACGATCAAAACGCTGGAAGCAGGGAACGCTTCCCTGGACACGGGCGGGATCATCGGGTCTTACATCGGGCTTGCCCTGCTGTGCGCGGCGTTTACGGCCGTGGGGACCTGGTGTAGTAGTCTTACGGCCAATGCCATTGTCGCCTTTCTGGCCTCGGCTTTCGGCTGTTTTATCTTGTACAGCGGGTTCAATTCTCTGAGTAAACTTTCCCAGTTCTCGGGGGGAGCGGACTTCTACCTGCAGATGCTGGGCATAGATTTTCACTATCAAAGCGTCTCCAAGGGCGTCCTGGACAGCCGGGATGTTCTTTATTTCGCCAGTGTCGTCCTGTTTTTTCTTTTCCTGACCCAACGCCGATTGTTGAAAAAATGA
- a CDS encoding bifunctional UDP-N-acetylmuramoyl-tripeptide:D-alanyl-D-alanine ligase/alanine racemase, with the protein MTQAYTLERIAPIVGGVLLAAGPHTPILYLLQDSRRVIHPDTSLFFALCTARRDGHDFIRDAYKAGVRQFVVGRPVPLETIPGAGVLLVEDPLKALGDLAAWHRSRFQLPVIGITGSNGKTIVKEWLYQLLQDTYTIVRSPRSYNSQIGVPLSVWQIRPEDTLGIFEAGISQPGEMKRLEQIIRPTYGILTNIGAAHDEGFDSRRSKLREKLRLFAETRWLIYHQDDPMIQEEVSTQTHLRLFSWSRKDPNATLYIRHVEARAGKTTFNAVYKGGEVETTIPFTDEASIENALHCWSLLLLLDVPRDMTQLQPVAMRLELKQAIHHCTLINDSYSADLDSLYIALDFLTQQHQHPRKTVILSDLLETGLPERTVFEAVAGALRQRQVDRLIGVGPGIERARHLFDEVPKRLFYDSTDAFIKDYPALTFRDESILLKGARSFAFERISRLLELQAHQTILEIDLEAMAHNLQAHRNRLHPGTRIMAMVKAFSYGSGSYEIANLLQFQKVDYLAVAYADEGVHLRNSGVTLPIMVMNPETSAFETLVQHHLEPELFSFTILKTFRDYLEEEGIQRYPIHIKLDTGMHRLGFNPSETEALARLLEKDAALEVKSVFSHLAASEDPAEDDFTRLQAARFLEGCRTLQAALPYPFLKHLDNTAGILRHPDFQFDMVRLGIGLYGVDGTGTLPLQEVSTLRTNIAQIRRLEPGETVGYNRRGRIEQPSLVATVRIGYADGYPRRLGNGKGWMLVRGRLAPTIGSIAMDMAMLDITDIEGVEEGDDVVVFGNGLSVSEVARWADTIPYEILTGVSQRVRRVYFEQ; encoded by the coding sequence ATGACGCAAGCTTATACACTGGAGCGCATCGCGCCGATCGTCGGGGGTGTCCTGCTGGCCGCAGGCCCACACACACCTATCCTCTACCTGCTCCAGGACAGCCGTCGCGTCATCCACCCGGATACCAGTCTTTTTTTCGCTTTATGCACCGCGCGAAGAGACGGGCATGACTTTATCCGGGACGCTTATAAAGCGGGCGTCCGGCAGTTCGTGGTGGGCCGTCCCGTTCCCCTGGAGACCATCCCCGGGGCAGGCGTGCTCCTGGTCGAAGATCCGCTCAAAGCGTTGGGCGACCTCGCCGCCTGGCATCGCTCCCGGTTCCAGCTACCGGTCATCGGGATCACCGGCTCCAACGGGAAAACCATCGTCAAGGAATGGCTGTACCAGCTCCTCCAGGACACCTATACCATCGTTCGCAGCCCCCGCAGCTACAATTCGCAGATCGGGGTCCCTTTGTCCGTGTGGCAAATCCGGCCCGAAGACACCCTGGGTATATTCGAGGCCGGTATCTCGCAACCCGGGGAGATGAAACGCCTGGAACAAATCATCCGGCCCACGTACGGGATATTGACCAACATCGGCGCCGCTCATGACGAAGGCTTTGACAGCAGGCGTTCGAAATTGAGGGAAAAACTCCGTCTTTTCGCGGAGACCCGGTGGCTGATCTATCACCAGGACGATCCGATGATCCAGGAAGAGGTCAGCACCCAGACACACCTCCGGCTGTTCTCCTGGAGCCGCAAAGATCCCAACGCCACCTTGTACATCCGTCACGTAGAGGCCAGGGCAGGCAAGACGACCTTCAACGCCGTGTACAAAGGCGGCGAAGTGGAGACCACCATCCCCTTTACCGACGAAGCCTCGATAGAAAATGCCCTCCACTGCTGGAGCCTGCTGCTGCTGCTGGACGTCCCCAGGGATATGACGCAACTTCAACCGGTCGCCATGCGGCTGGAGCTCAAACAGGCCATCCATCACTGCACGCTCATCAACGACAGCTACAGCGCGGACCTGGACTCGTTGTACATCGCACTGGATTTCCTCACCCAGCAACACCAACACCCACGCAAGACGGTCATCCTTTCCGATCTTCTGGAAACCGGGCTGCCGGAGAGAACCGTTTTCGAGGCCGTTGCCGGCGCCCTTCGCCAAAGACAGGTCGACCGGCTTATCGGCGTGGGACCAGGGATAGAAAGGGCGCGTCACCTGTTCGACGAAGTTCCCAAGCGCCTTTTCTACGACAGTACCGACGCGTTTATAAAAGACTACCCGGCCCTCACCTTCCGGGACGAAAGCATCCTCCTGAAAGGCGCCAGGTCCTTTGCCTTTGAACGCATCAGCCGCCTCCTGGAGCTCCAGGCGCACCAGACCATCCTGGAGATCGACCTGGAGGCCATGGCCCACAACCTGCAGGCGCATAGGAACCGGCTGCACCCGGGAACACGAATCATGGCCATGGTTAAGGCCTTTTCCTACGGCAGCGGCAGCTACGAAATCGCCAATCTTTTGCAATTCCAAAAGGTTGACTACCTGGCCGTGGCCTATGCAGACGAGGGCGTACACCTCCGGAATTCCGGCGTTACACTCCCCATCATGGTCATGAATCCGGAGACAAGCGCTTTTGAAACCCTGGTCCAGCACCACCTCGAACCCGAGCTTTTTTCTTTTACCATCCTCAAAACGTTCCGGGACTACCTGGAAGAGGAGGGTATACAGCGTTATCCCATTCATATCAAGCTCGATACCGGTATGCATCGCCTGGGTTTCAATCCTTCGGAGACGGAGGCGCTGGCGCGGCTGCTGGAGAAAGACGCCGCCCTGGAGGTCAAAAGCGTTTTTAGCCACCTGGCCGCCAGCGAAGACCCTGCGGAAGATGATTTTACCCGTTTACAGGCGGCACGCTTCCTGGAAGGCTGCCGTACGCTTCAGGCCGCGTTGCCGTACCCGTTCCTGAAACACCTCGACAACACCGCCGGGATCCTCAGACACCCGGATTTTCAATTCGATATGGTCCGGCTGGGGATCGGTTTATACGGCGTCGACGGGACGGGGACACTCCCGTTACAGGAAGTATCCACCCTCCGGACCAACATCGCCCAGATCCGGCGGCTGGAACCGGGGGAGACGGTGGGCTACAACCGGAGGGGCCGGATCGAACAACCGTCCCTGGTGGCCACCGTCCGGATCGGGTACGCGGACGGCTATCCGCGGAGGCTAGGCAACGGGAAAGGATGGATGCTCGTCCGGGGCCGGCTGGCGCCCACCATCGGGAGCATTGCCATGGACATGGCCATGTTGGATATCACGGACATAGAAGGTGTGGAAGAAGGGGATGACGTTGTGGTTTTTGGAAACGGACTGTCCGTTTCGGAAGTCGCCCGCTGGGCGGACACCATACCCTACGAGATCCTTACGGGGGTCAGTCAGCGGGTACGCAGGGTATATTTTGAACAATAG
- a CDS encoding cysteine desulfurase family protein — translation MLHLPVYLDHNATTPCDPAVVDAMLPYFTKNFGNAASRTHAFGWAAEEAVDLAREQVARLIGADPTEIVFTSGATESDNLALKGIFDKYRPKGNHLITCATEHKAVLDTCKHIEKMGGSVTYLPVDPQGRVDPAQVTAAIRPETILICIMYANNETGVLQPIREISAIARAHNIPFFTDATQAAGKIPIDVQEDGIDLLALSAHKFYGPKGTGALYVRRRNPRITLTPQLDGGGHERNFRSGTLNVPGIVGLGKAADICLHLMYTEANRLSVLRDHLEKSLLTLGDVFVNGSTTHRLPHVTNLSFRYIESQPLLLSIAKELALSSGSACTSANPEPSYVLKAMGLPDPDARASLRFSLGRSTTPEEITYAITHLSAAITRLRATSIR, via the coding sequence ATGCTCCACCTGCCCGTCTATCTCGACCATAACGCCACCACACCTTGCGACCCCGCTGTGGTGGACGCGATGCTTCCCTATTTTACCAAGAACTTCGGCAACGCTGCCAGCCGCACACACGCCTTCGGCTGGGCCGCAGAAGAAGCCGTTGACCTCGCCCGCGAACAAGTCGCGCGTTTGATCGGCGCCGATCCTACTGAAATCGTTTTTACATCCGGCGCCACCGAATCCGACAACCTCGCTTTAAAGGGAATATTCGATAAATACCGCCCGAAGGGCAATCACCTCATCACCTGCGCCACCGAACACAAGGCCGTTCTCGACACCTGTAAGCACATCGAAAAAATGGGCGGCTCGGTCACCTATCTCCCCGTCGACCCGCAAGGCCGTGTCGACCCCGCTCAGGTAACTGCCGCCATCCGCCCCGAGACCATTTTGATTTGCATCATGTACGCCAACAACGAAACCGGCGTCCTCCAACCCATCCGCGAGATCAGCGCCATTGCCCGCGCCCACAACATCCCCTTCTTCACCGACGCCACCCAGGCTGCCGGCAAGATTCCCATCGACGTCCAGGAAGACGGCATCGACCTCCTCGCCCTCAGCGCCCATAAGTTCTATGGCCCCAAAGGCACCGGCGCCCTCTACGTCCGCCGGAGAAATCCCCGCATCACCCTCACGCCCCAACTCGACGGCGGCGGACACGAACGCAACTTCCGCAGCGGTACCCTCAACGTCCCCGGCATCGTCGGCCTCGGCAAAGCCGCCGATATATGTCTTCACCTCATGTACACGGAAGCCAACCGCCTCTCCGTGCTCCGGGATCACCTCGAAAAATCCCTCCTCACCCTCGGTGACGTCTTCGTCAACGGCTCCACCACCCACCGCCTCCCCCACGTCACCAATTTATCGTTTCGATACATTGAAAGCCAACCCCTCCTCCTCTCCATTGCCAAAGAGCTCGCCCTCTCCTCCGGCTCCGCCTGCACCTCCGCCAACCCCGAACCCTCCTACGTCCTCAAAGCCATGGGCCTCCCCGACCCCGACGCCCGCGCCTCCCTCCGCTTCAGCCTCGGCCGCTCCACTACCCCCGAAGAAATCACCTACGCCATCACCCACCTCTCCGCCGCCATCACCCGCCTCCGCGCCACCTCCATCCGCTAG
- a CDS encoding MarR family winged helix-turn-helix transcriptional regulator, translating into MSSAFDPIHQTNHVNSKIIVSLEKLSEVFRVLLWDSGKEYGLSPIQIQLLLFVRFHPEEDLRKVAYMAKEFNMTKATISDSLKTLEQKGLVRKKTDVEDARSVTISLSAKGEKVAQQVSNFTGALDSALGHLTPKERETLLVTLMRLSRHLLEDEVLAVERMCFHCRHYKGNFNNNHFCEAYKKKIVVKSLRTDCPAHAEL; encoded by the coding sequence ATGTCTTCAGCTTTTGATCCCATCCATCAGACAAATCATGTCAACAGCAAGATTATTGTATCACTGGAGAAACTTTCCGAGGTTTTCCGGGTTTTATTATGGGATTCTGGAAAAGAATACGGCCTAAGCCCTATCCAGATCCAACTGCTGTTGTTCGTCCGGTTTCATCCGGAGGAAGACCTGCGCAAGGTGGCTTATATGGCCAAAGAGTTCAATATGACCAAGGCCACCATCAGCGACTCCCTCAAAACGCTGGAACAAAAAGGGCTCGTCCGTAAGAAAACCGACGTGGAAGACGCGAGGAGCGTGACCATTTCTCTCTCTGCCAAAGGGGAGAAGGTCGCTCAGCAGGTCTCCAACTTTACCGGTGCTCTCGACTCCGCCCTGGGTCACCTGACCCCGAAAGAACGGGAAACCCTGCTCGTCACCCTGATGCGGCTTTCCCGCCATCTTCTGGAAGACGAAGTTCTCGCCGTAGAAAGGATGTGTTTCCATTGCCGTCACTACAAAGGCAATTTCAACAACAACCACTTCTGCGAAGCCTACAAGAAAAAGATCGTCGTCAAGAGCCTGCGCACGGATTGCCCGGCGCACGCCGAACTATAG
- a CDS encoding UDP-N-acetylmuramoyl-tripeptide--D-alanyl-D-alanine ligase, with product MTIPELYALYQAHPSVQTDTRRLVAGDLFFALKGPNFNANLLAPKALEDGASYAVVDETIPGFEDPRLIRVADVLDTLQQLAKHHREHLRIPVLAITGSNGKTTTKELIHAVLSTTYKTSTTQGNLNNHIGVPLTMLRIPPDAELAVIEMGANHIGEIAGYCTYALPTHGLITNTGKAHLEGFGSLEGVRRGKGELYDHLRANDRTAFIMWDYDYLREMSNGIAHRFTYGTIGGEDLTGTVARNRDFLEVSITNGAGIPLIKTKLVGDYNLPNVLAAVAVGKYFEVHDEHITAAIEAYTPTNSRSQMLQRGTNHIILDAYNANPSSMAAAIDNFARMDAPDKVLMLGGMKELGPDSVTEHQHLVDLIGRHPWKAVALVGGDFAHVNHPYAFLGDTNEARTWLAQQAFNGATILIKGSRGIAMENVLES from the coding sequence ACCCGTCCGTCCAAACCGACACCCGTCGTTTGGTGGCGGGCGACCTTTTCTTTGCCCTAAAGGGGCCCAACTTCAATGCTAACCTTTTGGCGCCAAAGGCCTTAGAGGATGGGGCATCGTACGCAGTCGTCGACGAGACCATCCCCGGGTTCGAAGACCCCAGGCTTATCCGGGTAGCGGATGTCCTGGACACCCTCCAGCAGCTCGCCAAACACCACCGGGAGCACCTCCGGATCCCCGTCCTGGCCATCACCGGCAGCAATGGAAAAACGACCACCAAAGAGCTCATACACGCCGTTCTGTCGACCACCTATAAGACATCCACCACCCAGGGGAATCTCAACAACCACATCGGCGTGCCCCTCACCATGCTCAGGATCCCTCCCGATGCCGAGCTCGCGGTCATCGAAATGGGGGCCAACCATATCGGCGAAATCGCGGGTTACTGCACCTATGCCCTCCCTACCCACGGCCTCATCACCAACACCGGCAAGGCCCACCTCGAAGGCTTCGGCAGCCTCGAAGGTGTACGCCGAGGCAAAGGCGAACTGTATGACCACCTTCGTGCAAACGATCGCACTGCCTTTATCATGTGGGACTACGATTATCTGAGAGAGATGAGCAATGGAATAGCCCACAGGTTTACCTACGGCACCATCGGCGGTGAAGACCTAACGGGAACGGTCGCGCGTAACCGAGATTTCCTCGAAGTAAGCATTACCAATGGCGCCGGCATCCCCCTCATAAAAACCAAGCTGGTCGGGGATTACAACCTACCCAACGTCCTCGCTGCGGTCGCCGTCGGTAAATATTTTGAAGTACATGATGAACACATTACTGCCGCGATTGAGGCATATACACCCACGAACAGCCGATCGCAGATGTTGCAAAGAGGCACCAACCACATCATCCTCGACGCATACAATGCAAATCCATCCAGCATGGCAGCCGCCATCGACAACTTCGCCCGCATGGACGCACCCGACAAAGTCCTCATGCTCGGCGGTATGAAAGAGCTCGGCCCCGACAGCGTGACGGAGCACCAGCACCTCGTCGACCTCATCGGCCGTCACCCATGGAAGGCTGTAGCCCTTGTTGGTGGCGACTTTGCGCACGTCAACCATCCTTATGCCTTCCTTGGCGATACCAACGAAGCGCGCACCTGGCTGGCGCAACAAGCCTTCAACGGCGCCACCATCCTCATCAAAGGCTCCAGAGGGATCGCCATGGAAAATGTCCTGGAATCCTAA
- a CDS encoding TerC family protein: MTLRRALVQTFCWVLVALAFGVVLWRWKGSDPALEYATAYITEWSLSVDNIFVFVLLFRFFQVGEREAPKILTAGIGLAIVFRILFIAGGLALVTHAHWVLYVFGAFLVYTGIKMFSGKHQAQVNPKVHRFLQRFFKNPLLLVIVLLAVTDIVFAMDSIPAVLAISTVPLVVYSSNIFAVLGLRSLFFLLKGAVDRFRYLQQGVAVVLVFIGGKMLADMIQVRLPDWVSLTVIALCLGGSIVLSLSKNNNA; the protein is encoded by the coding sequence ATGACCCTTCGCCGGGCACTGGTCCAGACCTTTTGCTGGGTTTTGGTGGCCCTGGCCTTTGGGGTGGTGCTGTGGCGGTGGAAGGGGAGCGACCCCGCGCTCGAATACGCCACGGCGTACATCACCGAATGGTCCCTGAGCGTGGACAATATCTTTGTCTTTGTGCTGCTGTTCCGTTTTTTCCAGGTCGGAGAACGCGAGGCGCCAAAAATCTTAACAGCGGGAATCGGTCTGGCCATTGTCTTCCGCATCCTTTTTATCGCGGGCGGCCTGGCCCTGGTTACCCACGCGCACTGGGTATTGTATGTCTTCGGCGCCTTTCTGGTATATACGGGAATAAAAATGTTCTCCGGCAAACACCAGGCGCAGGTCAATCCGAAAGTCCACCGCTTTCTCCAGCGCTTCTTTAAAAACCCCCTACTCCTGGTCATTGTCCTGCTGGCCGTCACCGATATCGTCTTTGCCATGGACTCCATTCCGGCCGTGCTGGCCATTTCCACCGTACCCCTGGTTGTCTACAGTTCCAATATCTTTGCAGTCCTGGGACTAAGGTCTTTGTTTTTTCTCCTGAAGGGGGCCGTCGACCGGTTCCGTTATCTCCAACAAGGGGTGGCGGTGGTCCTGGTCTTTATAGGCGGCAAGATGCTCGCGGATATGATCCAGGTCCGTCTTCCGGACTGGGTCTCCCTGACCGTCATCGCGCTTTGCCTGGGGGGATCCATCGTATTGTCCCTGTCAAAAAACAACAACGCATGA